The following nucleotide sequence is from Nitratidesulfovibrio termitidis HI1.
TTTCCAGCGACTGGAACAGGTTGCAGGCCATGATGGGGCCGAACACGTTCAGTTCCAGTTGCCCCGCCTCTGCCGCCAGGGTCACCGTAAGGTCGTTGCCGATGACCTGCTGGCAGACCTGGTTGACCAGTTCCGGGATTACCGGGTTGACCTTGCCGGGCATGATGCTGGACCCCGGCTGTACGGCGGGCAGGGATATTTCGCCAAGCCCCGTGAACGGCCCGGACGATAGCAGCCGCAGGTCGTTGCATATCTTGGAAAGCTTCACCGCCACACGTTTCAGCAGCCCGGACAGGGTGACGTAGGCCCCGGCGTCGCTGGTGGCCTCCACCAGGTTGGGCGAAAGCGAGAGCGGCAGCCCGGTGATGTCCGCCAACCGGCAGCAGACCAGCGGCGCGTAGCCGGGCACGGTGTTGATGCCGGTGCCCACGGCGGTTGCGCCGATGTTCACCTCGCACAGCAGGCGGGCCACCTCTGCCAGGCGTTCGGTATCCTCGCCCACGGTCACCCCGTAGGCCGCGAATTCCGCGCCCAAGGTAATGGGCACGGCATCCTGCAACTGGGTGCGGGCCATCTTGATGACGTCGGCAAAGGCCTCGCCCTTGGCGTGAAAGGCGTCGCGCAGTTCGCGCAGGGCGGCTTCCAGGTCGCGCGCGTACCACACCAGCGCGATGCGGAACGCCGTGGGGTACACGTCGTTGGTGGACTGCGAGAGGTTGACGTGGTTCAGCGGGCTGACCACGCCGTATTCGCCGCGCGCCCGGCCCATCAGTTCCAGCGCGCGGTTGGCGATGACCTCGTTGGCGTTCATGTTCACCGAGGTGCCCGCCCCGCCCTGGATGACGTCCACCACGAACTGCTCGTCAAAGCGGCCCTCGCGCACTTCGCGGCAGGCCTGCACGATGGCCTGCCCCACGTCGCCGTCCAGCAGGCCCAGCTCCATGTTGGCCAGGGCTGCGGCCTTCTTCACCGATGCCAGCGCCTGCACGAAGCGCGGGTGGCGGCCGATGGTCTGCCCGGTAACGTCGAAATTCTCCAGCGCCCGCAAGGTCTGCACGCCGTAGTAGGCGTGGGCGGGCACCTTGCGTTCGCCAAGGCTGTCGCGCTCGATGCGGTATTCCATGACGGTTGTTGTCCTTGCTGTCGGAGTGTCGCGATTGTGTCATGGCGGCCCCTGTACCGGCCACGCACGATTGCAGCATACCATCCTTGTAGCCGCCCGCCTATGGGCTACGCCGCCACGCAAAAGCGCCCCGCCACCCGGATGGGTGCGGGGCGCTGGTGATGCGTCGTTTCCGTCGTGCCGTGAATCGGGGCTACTTCGCCGCCGGGGGCATCACGATGGCCTTCTTGATGACCACGGGGGTGGTGGGCACGTTCTCGAACGAACCCACGGTGGCGGTGCGCACCGCCTTGATCTTGTCCACCACGTCGGTGCCTTCGATCACCTTGCCGAACACGGCGTAGCCCCAGCCCTGCATGGTGGGCGCGCGGTGGTCGAGGAAGGCGTTGTCCTTCACGTTGATGAAGAACTGGGCGGTGGCGGAATGCGGGGCCATGGTACGGGCCATGGCCAGGGTGTACTTTTCGTTGCGGAGGCCGTTGTTGGCCTCGTTCTCGACCGGTTCGCGGGTGGGCTTTTCG
It contains:
- a CDS encoding peptidylprolyl isomerase, whose translation is MRWLLLAALTALFAFAGHGTAMAASAQRGHTVIKLETSMGDIVVELDDEKAPKTAANFREYVAAGHYDGTIFHRVIDGFMIQGGGYDEKMHEKPTREPVENEANNGLRNEKYTLAMARTMAPHSATAQFFINVKDNAFLDHRAPTMQGWGYAVFGKVIEGTDVVDKIKAVRTATVGSFENVPTTPVVIKKAIVMPPAAK
- a CDS encoding aspartate ammonia-lyase yields the protein MEYRIERDSLGERKVPAHAYYGVQTLRALENFDVTGQTIGRHPRFVQALASVKKAAALANMELGLLDGDVGQAIVQACREVREGRFDEQFVVDVIQGGAGTSVNMNANEVIANRALELMGRARGEYGVVSPLNHVNLSQSTNDVYPTAFRIALVWYARDLEAALRELRDAFHAKGEAFADVIKMARTQLQDAVPITLGAEFAAYGVTVGEDTERLAEVARLLCEVNIGATAVGTGINTVPGYAPLVCCRLADITGLPLSLSPNLVEATSDAGAYVTLSGLLKRVAVKLSKICNDLRLLSSGPFTGLGEISLPAVQPGSSIMPGKVNPVIPELVNQVCQQVIGNDLTVTLAAEAGQLELNVFGPIMACNLFQSLEILTRAARILRVRCVEGITANRERCLELLHGSLGMVTALAPVIGYEAAATVVKDARATGRTPRDLLVERELMRPEDYDDLMDPAKMLGPRDVRGHRNGDRRQKAAEQGGGPNGPNGPDGGDGGDACPVA